A region from the Triticum aestivum cultivar Chinese Spring chromosome 3D, IWGSC CS RefSeq v2.1, whole genome shotgun sequence genome encodes:
- the LOC123075268 gene encoding cytosolic sulfotransferase 15-like: MAAAQSESNHTSIVEEGESHVAEVRGGWVLYQGCWLRSHNVQSVMLVQERFKARPDDTFLVTFPKCGTTWLKALAFTVTNRFRHAATSEDHPLLTQHPQDLVSFLEMPYRQLHPLADLEKLASPRLLATHMPITLLPPCVSNLGCRVVYLCRNPKDVFVSLWHFTNKVGADYTTPMDQAFELFSDGVSPYGPIWEHNLGFWKKYTAESDNVLFLKYDDMMAEPVKHVKMLAKFLCAPFTEQEVSYGVVEDVVHLCSFDKLKSIPINSSGETDRIGGLPMANSSYFRTGKVGDWANHLTEEMSKKLDDIVEEKLRGSGLTF, encoded by the coding sequence ATGGCAGCAGCTCAAAGCGAGAGCAACCATACCAGCATCGTGGAGGAAGGAGAGAGCCATGTTGCAGAGGTGCGAGGAGGCTGGGTCCTGTATCAAGGCTGTTGGCTGAGATCCCACAACGTGCAAAGCGTCATGCTCGTGCAAGAGCGCTTCAAGGCTCGCCCCGACGACACCTTCCTTGTCACGTTCCCAAAGTGCGGCACCACCTGGCTAAAGGCCCTCGCATTCACGGTCACAAACCGTTTCCGCCACGCCGCCACCAGCGAGGACCACCCGCTGCTCACCCAGCACCCTCAAGACCTAGTGTCGTTTCTCGAGATGCCCTACCGCCAGCTACACCCTCTCGCTGATCTTGAGAAGCTCGCCTCACCTAGGCTTCTTGCCACCCACATGCCGATCACACTGCTACCTCCGTGTGTGTCTAACCTCGGTTGTCGTGTTGTGTACCTGTGCCGCAATCCCAAGGACGTGTTCGTGTCCTTATGGCACTTCACCAACAAGGTAGGCGCGGACTACACCACACCCATGGATCAGGCATTTGAGTTGTTTTCTGACGGGGTATCCCCGTACGGGCCTATCTGGGAACACAATCTTGGGTTCTGGAAGAAATACACGGCGGAGAGCGACAATGTTCTTTTCTTGAAGTATGATGATATGATGGCCGAACCGGTCAAGCACGTCAAGATGCTCGCCAAGTTCCTCTGTGCCCCCTTCACCGAGCAGGAAGTGAGCTACGGAGTCGTGGAGGATGTCGTGCACCTGTGTAGCTTTGATAAGCTCAAGAGCATACCAATCAACTCATCGGGAGAAACTGATAGGATTGGTGGGCTGCCAATGGCTAATTCTTCCTACTTTAGGACCGGGAAGGTTGGTGACTGGGCAAACCATTTGACGGAAGAGATGTCGAAGAAGCTGGATGACATCGTTGAGGAGAAGCTGAGAGGGTCAGGTCTCACATTTTGA